The following DNA comes from cyanobiont of Ornithocercus magnificus.
AGAGATCTCCAAGGCGTGGTAGCTGTTGGTGGAGGTGCGCAAATTCCACTATTCCAACGCTGGCTAAGTAAGCATACATCACCTGCCCCCTTACTAACGCCGCCACCGGTAGAGGCTGTTGTCCGAGGTGCACTACAACTCACGCCAGCTGTGCAAATTCGTGATGTTCTAAATCGTGGTGTCTCTTTACGCTATTGGGATCAGCGCAGCAATCGACATAATTGGCATCCTTTATTCTTGGCCGGTCAGCATTGGCCCACAACTAGCCCACTAGAGCTGACCTTGGCTGCTAGCCAGAACAATCAAAGTAGTATCGAGTTGGTATTGGGAGAACCAAGATCCCAAAGTTTGCGGGAGATCATATTTATTAACGGCTTGCCCAGACTAAGTCAGGGGAGCGAGACAAGCGATAACGACCCGATACCTGAACCTTGGCCTGGCGATGCTCCAGTAATTTTTCTTAGCCCATTAGGTCAGCCTGCTGAGAATGTAGTACGCCTTCGATTTTGGATTGATGGTGTGGGAAAACTTATGTGTAATGGAGAAGATCTGCGCACAGGCCAACAGCTTGAGGAGTTAGATCTTGGACCTGTAAGATGAATAGATTAGCAACCTTGGCAAGTATGTGAAGGCCAACTTTAGGCTGAAACTGCCAAGATATCAAATCTTAGAGGTCTGTCAATTTGTGTTGAGCCGTAACCATCTATTTCCTTTCTGGCTTGGTCTTACTCTAGGTTATGTGACAATAGGAGTTACGGTGGCCTGCTCATGGTACCGTCAGCTACCAGACATGTTTGGCCAAGCTATAGCTGAGAAAAACTCTCTGGCGTGTTTTCGCCATAGCGAACAGCTAGCCAAATTTCACTCGCTCAACAGCGATAGCTTGAGGAAACAGGCAGTTTGTCGTCGTCACCTAGCTGAATTAGCTTGGCAGAGGGAAAACTATCGTGAGGCTTTAATGCTGCAGAAGCAGCTAGTGAATTCACGATCTGGTAGTCGCGAGAGGCAGCTTCTCAATCGCCTGCGTTTATTAGAGTGGAGTGGTCAACTCTGGAGCCAAGCGCTAACTGACTTTAAAACCGAAGACCTTAAAAAACTGACATTTTCCCTAAATCCTTTGGGCTGGTTAGATAATGGTTTCAGCAATAGACTTAATTATGCTCCTTGGTGGCAGCAAGCGCCCAATATACAGCGCCAACTTTTCTCGGCTAACATTGCGAGAAACATAGATTATGTAGAGCGTTATGTAGAGCGACATGGTCATAATTTTGGATCAGAACACACAATACCTGTAAAAGCCTTGGATTGGGTAGTAACTAGGCAGCTACAGCAGGGTATGGATACTTGGCAAGCCTTCGAGTTTTCTTGCCGCGATCTTGGGGGTTACTTAATAGAAAGAGGTCCAGAGACTCTCTGCTGGTAAAAGCATCAGCATAGGCTATCAGTTTTGTACGGTACTGAGAAATATACCTTCTTCTCCGTCTAATTTGTTCAGCCGCAATTGAATTGCTTCTGTACGACGAGTAGGTACATTGCGACCGCAAAAATCAGGCTGGATCGGTAATTCACGATGGCCACGATCAACCATCACTAGCAACATAACACGCTGTGGACGACCCCATGTCTGCAAAGCCTCAAGCGCAGCACGCACAGTACGACCGGTGAATATCACATCATCCACAAGTACTACCTGGCGTCCCTCAGGGCTTATTGGCAGCGTAGTCGCCTCAGCGAGGCGGGTGCCTACCCGCTCGAGATCATCGCGGTGAAAAGTGGGATCAAGAGTGCCCTGTGCAATTTTTGCTCCTGCTATTGCCTCTAGCTGCTGTGCTAGCACACGCGCTAGATAAACACCACGAGTAGGAATACCAAGTAGTACAAGCTGATCAGGGTCTTGTACCAGTTCCATTACTTGAGAGGCCAAGCGGCGGAGGGTGCGCCGCAGCTCATCAGCTGACAGTATCTCAATTCTGTGCTGCGCTAAAGCCACTGCCCAAGCGTTGGGGTCTCACTGTATGGGACAGGACCTTTGATCCCCATCTAAGTGCTCGTAAGCTGACTTCGGTAGTTTTGGGCTACTGCGTTTGACTAAGCTGACACTAGCCTAAAGTATTGAGGAGTCCTTAAGAACGGATCCTCCTGGAGTGAACGTGTCGAGCAGTGCTGCAGGAAAACACCGAGATTCCGGAAGGCCGGTAGCACCTGTTGTCCTAGCCATCCTCGATGGTTGGGGGCATCGAGATAGTGACGATCACAACGCTATCCGCAGTGCTTCAACACCAGTGATGGATAGTCTCTGGCAAGCCTACCCACATACCCTAATTGAAGCTAGTGGAAGCCACGTTGGCCTTCCAGAGGGTCAAATGGGTAACTCAGAGGTCGGCCATCTCACTATCGGTGCTGGTCGGATCATTCGCCAAGAGCTTGTGCGAATTGGTGACACAGTTCGTATGAAACGTCTTGGCAAGATTGAGGCACTTGCCGGCCTACTTAATCGTCTTTGTGTGAGTGGTAGAACTCTGCACTTAATTGGTCTTGTTTCCGATGGTGGCGTCCATAGTCATATAGATCATCTCGAGGGACTAATCCGCTGGGCTGCTGCCGCTGGAGCGCCAAGATTGGCAATCCATGCCATTACCGATGGACGAGATACTCCCCCAAGAAGCGGACCATATTTCCTGGAGCGGGTGCAGCGTGTAATTGCTGAGACTGCTGGTGAGCTAGCTAGCCTATGTGGACGTTACTGGGCTATGGATCGTGACCAGCGCTGGGAACGTACGTCACGTGCGTACGACCTGTACACTGACCCTAATTTGCCTATCGATAGTCGTGATGCGGTCACTGTAATTAACGATAGTTATGCTTGTGGAACGAATGATGAATTTCTCGAGCCCACACGTCTTACTGACACTATCTTTAGAGATGGTGATGGCCTCTTGCTATTCAACTTCAGACCTGATAGAGCTCGACAAATTATTCAGGCTTTGACATTACGAGAGTTTGAAGGCTTCCCTAGAAGCTATTACGTCCACTTAGATGCAGTCACATTCACTCAGGTTGAGCCCAATCTACCTGTTAAGGTTGCTTTTCCTCCCGAATCTCTTAATCAGTTCCTTGGTGAGGTGGTCTCTGCCAGTGGTCTTCGTCAGTATCGCACAGCGGAGACCGAAAAGTACCCGCATGTCACCTACTTCCTGAATGGTGGAGTTGAGCATCCATTACCGGGCGAAGATCGACATCTTGTGCCTTCCCCTCGAGTAGCTACCTATGACCTTTCCCCTGCTATGGCTGCCGAAGCCCTCACCGATTCCTGTATAGATGCGATTAAGCGGGGCATTTATACGCTCGTAATAATCAATTATGCCAATCCTGATATGGTAGGGCATACGGGAGTGATGAGTGCAGCTACAGAAGCTATAGGCACTGTGGACCACTGCATTGGCCGGCTACTAGATGCTGTTGGCCAGATGGGAGGCAGTATCCTAATCACTGCTGATCACGGCAATGCTGAAACCATGCTGGGTCCAGATGGACAACCATGGACTGCGCATACTACTAACCCAGTTCCAATAATTTTGATAGAGGGCGAGGGTCATAAACTGGCAGGGTACGGCAATGCCCTGCGTCTTCGCGATGGTGGGGGCTTAGCTGACATCGCGCCAACCCTGCTTCAGCTACTAAGCCTGCCGAAGCCAGAGGTAATGACAGGAGCCTCACTCATCGAGTCTATAGGTCAGGAAGGCTGTGTACCTCCTGTCTGCTTACCAAAAACAGCTTGAGGAGATGAGTGCCTGAACATGGTCTACTTCACAATTTCCTGGATCTGGATTGGCACAGGAGTAATGCTAATATTGCTAGTGCTGTTGCATAGTCCAAAAGGTGATGGTATAGGAGGTCTTGCCGCCAGCGGCAGTTCAATGTTTAGCAGTGCGAGCAGTGCAGAAGCAACGCTAAACCGAATTACATGGGCTTGTCTAGCTATCTTTCTCACCCTGACGGTTATCCTCAGTGCGGGCTGGTCATAACCAGCAGTAGCCCCTATTGGGCCGAAGCATGAATAAAGCGCCCCAAGGGGGGCGCTACAGTTAAACTTGGAAAAATTGTTAGTAAATTATTCAGAGATTTCTGGTTAAGATCCTAGTAGTCGAAATCACCTCCCATACCACCGGCTCCACCAGCAGGGGCAGCCTCTTTCTTCTCAGGAAGATCAGCAACGATACACTCAGTCGTCAGAACCATACCAGCTATGGATGCAGCATTCTGTAAGCCAGACCGAGTTACTTTGGCAGGGTCAACGATACCAGCACCCAGCATGTCTACATAATCACCTGTAGCAGCATTGTAACCCTCGCTAAAAGGCTTAGCCTTCACATTCTCGGCTACAACAGCACCATTAGCACCAGCATTCTCAGCAATGCGCATTAGTGGTGCGGTGAGAGCTGCAGCTACGATGCCAGCGCCGATGAGTTCTTCACCAGAGAGATTAACGCTAGACCACTCTTCAAGGGAAGGTGCAAGGTGTGCAAGTGTAGTGCCGCCTCCGGGAACAATGCCCTCTTCAACAGCTGCCTTAGTAGCGTTAATTGCATCTTCGAGACGGAGCTTCTTATCCTTCATCTCAGTCTCAGTAGCTGCGCCAACTTTGACTACAGCAACGCCACCAGCAAGTTTGGCAAGTCGCTCCTGTAGCTTCTCTTTATCGTACGTGGAATCAGTTTCATCCATTTGCTTCTTAATTTGTTCACAGCGTGCCTTTACAGCTGTCTCGTTACCCTCAGCCACAATGGTAGTGGTGTCTTTATTAATGGTAACGCGGCGGGCTTTGCCTAACATCTCAACCTTGGCGTTCTCGAGCTTGAGACCGGCATCCTCAGTGATCAATTGACCGTTAGTTAAGACAGCCATATCCTCGAGCATAGCCTTACGCCGATCGCCAAAGCCGGGAGCCTTAACAGCAGCAACATTAAGTACACCGCGAAGACGGTTAACCACTAGTGTGGCAAGAGCCTCCTTCTCAATGTCTTCAGCAATAATCAAGAGAGGCTTACCGGTACGAGCAATTTGCTCGAGTACAGGTACTAAATCTTGTACTAAGCCTATCTTCTTATCAGTGAGCAAGATATAAGGCTCATCAAGGGCAGCCTCCATCCGCTCGGTATCTGTCGCGAAGTATGGGGAGATGTAACCCTTGTCGAAGCGCATGCCTTCAGTGACTTCCAGCTCGGTAGTCATCGACTTACCTTCCTCTAAAGAGATTACTCCCTCTTTGCCAACTTTGTCCATAGCGTCGGCAATCATGCGGCCGACTTCTTCATCATTACCGGCAGAGATAGTGCCAACTTGAGTAATGGCGTTGCTGTCACTAATCGGTTTGGCATTCTCCTCAATCTTCTTAACGAGGAAATCAGTAGCCTTATCGATACCTTTCTTAAGGGTAATAGCGTTAGCCCCAGCAGCAACATTGCGGAGACCAGCTTTGACCATAGCGTGGGCTAATACTGTGGCAGTTGTTGTACCATCGCCAGCAGTATCGTTAGTTTTGGATGCAGCTTGACGTATCAAGGCAACACCAGTGTTTTCAATGTGGTCCTCAAGTTCGATCTCTTTAGCAATGGTGACACCATCATTAATAATTTGGGGGGCGCCAAATTTTTTCTCGAGCACTACATTGCGACCCTTAGGGCCAAGGGTAACAGCAACAGACTCAGCTAGTATATCAATGCCTTTCTCAATTGCACGACGGGCGTTCTCGTTATAGATGATGCGCTTGGCCATAAGTAAGCGTTTGGAGTGAAATTAGGGAAAGAAACTTTAGAATCGAGGCTAGGAATTTAATGATGTCATCTAATGATGTCGCTAGATAGGTCAGTTGACAACAGCGAGAATGTCTTTCTCAGAGAGAAGTACATACTCATCACCGCCAAGCTTGATATCTGTGCCAGCGTATTTGCTGTAGAGAACTTTGTCACCAACACTAACTTCAGGAGCTTGGCAGGAGCCATCATCGTTGCGCTTGCCAGGTCCAACCTGTGCTACCTCACCTACCTGAGGCTTCTCCTTAGCAGTGTCGGGCAGAAGGATGCCACCAGCAGTCTTTTCCTCGGATTCGGAAACCTTTATGAACACTCGGTCTCCGAGAGGCTTGACGGTAGAGACGCTGAGAGAAACAGCAGCCATGGTGATTGCATTGGCAGGATTTAAGGCGCTTCAGCGCCACGGAGCGACCCTGAGTTGGCACTCAAGACCGACGAGTGCCAACTTATGTGCCTGTCCTGCTCCCTCACTAGGGCTGGCCTGTGCGGTTGACCGAACCGCCTAGTTGTTGGGCATGACAGTGGTAGCGTGTCGCCGCTCAGGAAGGAGATGCTTCTAGACAGCATCTCCTCTCAAGTTCTTCTCCTCCCATGGCTGCTACCGCTCCCACTTCCGCTGGTACCAAGGGCTTCGTTCGCCAAGTGATTGGTCCAGTTCTGGACGTGGAATTCCCCGCTGGCAAACTGCCCAAAATCCTTAATGCTCTTCGCATTGAAGCCACTAACACCAGCGGTCAAAGTGTGGCACTTACTGCTGAAGTTCAACAGCTACTAGGTGACCACCGAGTGCGGGCTGTAGCTATGAGTAGCACAGATGGCCTAGTCCGAGGTATGGAGGCTGTTGACACTGGGGCTCCCATTGCAGTGCCTGTCGGCGAAGGTACTCTTGGGCGCATCTTCAATGTCCTTGGTGAGCCTGTAGATGAACAAGGTCCTGTTAATGTATCTGCGACAGCTCCAATTCATAGACCTGCACCTAGACTTACAGAACTTGAGACTAAACCAAAGGTATTTGAGACTGGTATTAAAGTAATTGACTTACTTGCACCGTACCGCCAGGGAGGCAAGGTTGGTCTTTTTGGAGGTGCTGGTGTTGGCAAAACCGTACTGATCCAGGAGCTGATTAACAATATTGCTAAAGAACATGGCGGCGTATCAGTCTTTGGTGGCGTTGGGGAGCGAACTCGCGAGGGCAATGATCTCTATGAGGAATTTAAGGAGTCAGGTGTAATTAATGCTGATGACCTTTCCCAGTCAAAAGTAGCTCTGTGCTATGGCCAGATGAATGAGCCTCCTGGTGCCCGCATGCGCGTTGGCCTCTCGGCATTAACTATGGCAGAACACTTCCGAGATGTAAATAGACAGGACGTACTACTATTTATTGACAATATATTCCGCTTTGTGCAGGCTGGCTCTGAAGTTTCAGCACTACTTGGCCGCATGCCTTCTGCTGTTGGCTACCAGCCAACTCTTGGCACAGATGTAGGTGAATTGCAGGAGCGTATCACTTCAACTCTTGAGGGTTCGATTACATCTATTCAAGCTGTCTATGTGCCTGCTGATGACCTAACAGACCCTGCCCCTGCGACTACTTTCGCGCACCTTGACGCTACTACTGTGCTCAATCGTGCTCTAGCCTCAAAGGGGATTTACCCTGCTGTAGACCCTCTTGACTCTACAAGTACCATGCTCCAACCTTCAGTTGTTGGTGACGAGCATTACCGTACAGCACGTGCACTCCAGGCTACGCTTCAGCGCTACAAGGAACTTCAAGACATCATTGCTATCTTAGGCCTTGATGAGTTATCCGAGGATGACCGTCGTACCGTTGATAGAGCACGTAAGGTTGAAAAGTTTCTCTCTCAGCCCTTTTTCGTTGCCGAAGTATTCACCGGTATGTCC
Coding sequences within:
- a CDS encoding bifunctional pyr operon transcriptional regulator/uracil phosphoribosyltransferase PyrR, which gives rise to MALAQHRIEILSADELRRTLRRLASQVMELVQDPDQLVLLGIPTRGVYLARVLAQQLEAIAGAKIAQGTLDPTFHRDDLERVGTRLAEATTLPISPEGRQVVLVDDVIFTGRTVRAALEALQTWGRPQRVMLLVMVDRGHRELPIQPDFCGRNVPTRRTEAIQLRLNKLDGEEGIFLSTVQN
- a CDS encoding 2,3-bisphosphoglycerate-independent phosphoglycerate mutase, coding for MSSSAAGKHRDSGRPVAPVVLAILDGWGHRDSDDHNAIRSASTPVMDSLWQAYPHTLIEASGSHVGLPEGQMGNSEVGHLTIGAGRIIRQELVRIGDTVRMKRLGKIEALAGLLNRLCVSGRTLHLIGLVSDGGVHSHIDHLEGLIRWAAAAGAPRLAIHAITDGRDTPPRSGPYFLERVQRVIAETAGELASLCGRYWAMDRDQRWERTSRAYDLYTDPNLPIDSRDAVTVINDSYACGTNDEFLEPTRLTDTIFRDGDGLLLFNFRPDRARQIIQALTLREFEGFPRSYYVHLDAVTFTQVEPNLPVKVAFPPESLNQFLGEVVSASGLRQYRTAETEKYPHVTYFLNGGVEHPLPGEDRHLVPSPRVATYDLSPAMAAEALTDSCIDAIKRGIYTLVIINYANPDMVGHTGVMSAATEAIGTVDHCIGRLLDAVGQMGGSILITADHGNAETMLGPDGQPWTAHTTNPVPIILIEGEGHKLAGYGNALRLRDGGGLADIAPTLLQLLSLPKPEVMTGASLIESIGQEGCVPPVCLPKTA
- a CDS encoding preprotein translocase subunit SecG codes for the protein MVYFTISWIWIGTGVMLILLVLLHSPKGDGIGGLAASGSSMFSSASSAEATLNRITWACLAIFLTLTVILSAGWS
- a CDS encoding chaperonin GroEL → MAKRIIYNENARRAIEKGIDILAESVAVTLGPKGRNVVLEKKFGAPQIINDGVTIAKEIELEDHIENTGVALIRQAASKTNDTAGDGTTTATVLAHAMVKAGLRNVAAGANAITLKKGIDKATDFLVKKIEENAKPISDSNAITQVGTISAGNDEEVGRMIADAMDKVGKEGVISLEEGKSMTTELEVTEGMRFDKGYISPYFATDTERMEAALDEPYILLTDKKIGLVQDLVPVLEQIARTGKPLLIIAEDIEKEALATLVVNRLRGVLNVAAVKAPGFGDRRKAMLEDMAVLTNGQLITEDAGLKLENAKVEMLGKARRVTINKDTTTIVAEGNETAVKARCEQIKKQMDETDSTYDKEKLQERLAKLAGGVAVVKVGAATETEMKDKKLRLEDAINATKAAVEEGIVPGGGTTLAHLAPSLEEWSSVNLSGEELIGAGIVAAALTAPLMRIAENAGANGAVVAENVKAKPFSEGYNAATGDYVDMLGAGIVDPAKVTRSGLQNAASIAGMVLTTECIVADLPEKKEAAPAGGAGGMGGDFDY
- a CDS encoding co-chaperone GroES, giving the protein MAAVSLSVSTVKPLGDRVFIKVSESEEKTAGGILLPDTAKEKPQVGEVAQVGPGKRNDDGSCQAPEVSVGDKVLYSKYAGTDIKLGGDEYVLLSEKDILAVVN
- a CDS encoding F0F1 ATP synthase subunit beta gives rise to the protein MAATAPTSAGTKGFVRQVIGPVLDVEFPAGKLPKILNALRIEATNTSGQSVALTAEVQQLLGDHRVRAVAMSSTDGLVRGMEAVDTGAPIAVPVGEGTLGRIFNVLGEPVDEQGPVNVSATAPIHRPAPRLTELETKPKVFETGIKVIDLLAPYRQGGKVGLFGGAGVGKTVLIQELINNIAKEHGGVSVFGGVGERTREGNDLYEEFKESGVINADDLSQSKVALCYGQMNEPPGARMRVGLSALTMAEHFRDVNRQDVLLFIDNIFRFVQAGSEVSALLGRMPSAVGYQPTLGTDVGELQERITSTLEGSITSIQAVYVPADDLTDPAPATTFAHLDATTVLNRALASKGIYPAVDPLDSTSTMLQPSVVGDEHYRTARALQATLQRYKELQDIIAILGLDELSEDDRRTVDRARKVEKFLSQPFFVAEVFTGMSGKYVKLEETISGFNMILSGELDHLPEQAFYLVGNIDEAKAKAEKIAAEAK